A portion of the Manihot esculenta cultivar AM560-2 chromosome 2, M.esculenta_v8, whole genome shotgun sequence genome contains these proteins:
- the LOC110609696 gene encoding 14-3-3-like protein B → MASATVPDNLTRDQYVYLAKLAEQAERYEEMVQFMQKLVLGSTPSGELTVEERNLLSVAYKNVIGSLRAAWRIVSSIEQKEEGRKNEEHVVLVKEYRSKVESELSEVCASILSLLDSNLIPSATASESKVFYLKMKGDYHRYLAEFKVGDERKAAAEDTMLAYKAAQDIALADLAPTHPIRLGLALNFSVFYYEILNQSDKACSMAKQAFEEAIAELDTLGEESYKDSTLIMQLLRDNLTLWTSDVQDQLDEP, encoded by the exons ATGGCATCGGCCACCGTCCCGGATAACCTTACCAGAGACCAGTATGTCTACCTGGCAAAGCTCGCTGAGCAAGCTGAGCGCTATGAGGAGATGGTCCAGTTCATGCAAAAGCTTGTTCTCGGATCTACTCCCTCAGGGGAGCTCACTGTGGAGGAGCGCAACCTTCTCTCTGTCGCTTATAAGAACGTGATCGGCTCTCTCCGGGCGGCTTGGCGGATTGTGTCTTCGATCGAGCAGAAAGAGGAAGGGAGGAAAAATGAGGAGCATGTTGTGCTCGTCAAGGAATATAGATCCAAAGTAGAGAGCGAGTTATCGGAGGTTTGCGCTAGTATACTGAGCTTGTTGGACTCGAATCTGATACCTTCAGCCACTGCTAGTGAATCGAAGGTGTTTTATTTGAAGATGAAGGGGGATTACCATAGGTATTTGGCTGAGTTTAAGGTTGGTGATGAGAGAAAAGCTGCTGCTGAGGATACTATGCTAGCTTATAAGGCCGCTCAG GATATAGCACTTGCGGATCTTGCACCAACCCATCCGATAAGGTTGGGGTTGGCACTCAATTTCTCAGTGTTCTACTACGAGATTCTCAATCAATCTGACAAAGCTTGCAGTATGGCTAAACAG GCATTCGAGGAAGCCATTGCTGAGCTAGACACTTTGGGGGAGGAATCATACAAGGATAGCACTCTAATCATGCAACTGCTTAGGGATAACCTTACTCTGTGGACTTCAGACGTCCAG GACCAGTTAGATGAGCCGTAG
- the LOC110605569 gene encoding chaperone protein DnaJ isoform X1, whose amino-acid sequence MMWDDWEDFQQDQNLNHDQDQDSFLNFDFLSLVSQPKDYYKVLELDYDASDDAIRSNYIRLALKWHPDKQKNQDSATSRFQEINEAYHVLSDPVRRREYDKKGLLYVHDYNIIDYLNRHKGLILTCNGLGIKHSIW is encoded by the exons ATGATGTGGGACGATTGGGAGGATTTCCAGCAGGACCAAAACCTAAACCATGACCAAGACCAAGACTCTTTCCTTAATTTCGATTTTCTTTCCCTCGTCTCCCAGCCCAAG gaTTACTACAAAGTACTGGAATTGGATTATGATGCTAGCGACGACGCAATTCGCTCCAATTACATACGCCTCGCTCTG AAATGGCATCCGGATAAGCAAAAAAACCAGGATAGTGCGACTTCGAGGTTTCAAGAGATAAACGAGGCTTACCATG TTTTGAGTGATCCTGTCAGGAGGAGAGAGTACGACAAGAAAGGGCTGCTATACGTCCATGATTATAACATAATT GATTATCTTAATCGTCACAAGGGCCTTATATTAACATGTAATGGTCTTGGGATCAAGCATTCAATCTGGTAA
- the LOC110605569 gene encoding dnaJ homolog subfamily B member 3 isoform X2, with the protein MMWDDWEDFQQDQNLNHDQDQDSFLNFDFLSLVSQPKDYYKVLELDYDASDDAIRSNYIRLALKWHPDKQKNQDSATSRFQEINEAYHDGLAGLIILN; encoded by the exons ATGATGTGGGACGATTGGGAGGATTTCCAGCAGGACCAAAACCTAAACCATGACCAAGACCAAGACTCTTTCCTTAATTTCGATTTTCTTTCCCTCGTCTCCCAGCCCAAG gaTTACTACAAAGTACTGGAATTGGATTATGATGCTAGCGACGACGCAATTCGCTCCAATTACATACGCCTCGCTCTG AAATGGCATCCGGATAAGCAAAAAAACCAGGATAGTGCGACTTCGAGGTTTCAAGAGATAAACGAGGCTTACCATG ATGGCTTGGCTGGATTGATAATACTGAATTAG